The stretch of DNA AGGCTCCGCAGCTGAACTCCCCGGGAGTTTGTACCTTCATGTTAGATGATACGATGTTAATTTGGAAAGGAGAGAGCAAGGCCTCTTCGCAAGAACATTCTTCTGGGGGATAAATGTTTCCAAGGGCATTGGCGAGATCTTCTAGTTGCGATTGGACGTTTTGGGGCGAGGCCATATAGTTGTGGAGACTATCGAAGAATACAATGCTGCGTCTGCTTACATCGATAAGGATGAGTAGCCAATGGCTATTTCCCACCCGACGAGAGTTCATCATTTGATCCATTTTTGCCAGCATCTCCGGTTGTGTTTTTGCGGAAGGATCATGCCATAAAATGAATGGGAATAACGTGGCCTGAGATAAGAGCCGTTGGTAATTCTCGGGATCACAAGTCGGAGGACAGAACCCATCGCAACAGCCCGTTTCTTTGAGAAGTTGTTTGGAGAGTATGATATTACAAATATGCTCGTTACAATTAAACTTCGTGACAGGCGCGCAGATATCTATCGGAAGAACATGGTGATGTTTTTCGTGCATGAGGCAAGAGAATTGGAACAACTGTGTGTTATCCCAAATAGGGAGAGGCCCTGCTACAAAATCATCAAGATGTTGAAGGATATTCCCAGCTCGGTGAGAAGGGTGTTTAGAGGTGCAATCCATATCCAAAAGATCTCGGAATTTATAGGCGCAAAGAATGAGTCCACACGAGAATATGATAAGGAGTAAGGCGAGGACTACTCGGGTAACTTTAACGGCCAAAGGAGCATCTTTGAAAGAGGTGTGGATAAGATTCTTGGGGCAAGGATTTTCTGGAGAGGATAGGCAAGGTTGTTGTTGTGGTTGATTAGATGTTATTTGCATAAAAACAAGTTAATTTATCAAATGATCAACCATTATAGAGGGGGCGATAGTTTTATTGTTAAAAACAATTAATTCAATGTTTGTTTATAAACGTTTCAATAAAGTTTTAACAATAAAAAAGTAAGTAGGACTATTGAAAATAGTCCTACTGTTTAGGTTATTCCTCTTTAGCTTCAGGCCAGGAAAGATCAAAGAAAGC from Chlamydia suis encodes:
- a CDS encoding Ulp1 family isopeptidase, whose translation is MQITSNQPQQQPCLSSPENPCPKNLIHTSFKDAPLAVKVTRVVLALLLIIFSCGLILCAYKFRDLLDMDCTSKHPSHRAGNILQHLDDFVAGPLPIWDNTQLFQFSCLMHEKHHHVLPIDICAPVTKFNCNEHICNIILSKQLLKETGCCDGFCPPTCDPENYQRLLSQATLFPFILWHDPSAKTQPEMLAKMDQMMNSRRVGNSHWLLILIDVSRRSIVFFDSLHNYMASPQNVQSQLEDLANALGNIYPPEECSCEEALLSPFQINIVSSNMKVQTPGEFSCGAWCCRVLEWYLENPEFSLEDKVSQDVSQRKAQLAQFIRSSQGDMAKFSSLSWPSL